In Mixophyes fleayi isolate aMixFle1 chromosome 4, aMixFle1.hap1, whole genome shotgun sequence, the following proteins share a genomic window:
- the LOC142150194 gene encoding NAD-dependent protein deacetylase sirtuin-3, mitochondrial-like, protein MAGAGISTPSGIPDFRTPGSGLYDNLKKYNVPYPEAVFDIDYFAYNPRPFFTLAKELYPGTYKPNVVHYFMRLLHEKGLLLRCYTQNIDGLERMAGIPPKKLVEAHGTFSSASCHLCYTPFPAREARDCIMSGKSPHCKVCYGVVKPDIVFFGEDLPKRFAKFSKDFPKADLLIVMGTSLEIEPFADIVKSVRPNVPRLLINRDLVGPFKSKPLKSTDVVELGELCDVVRRFVTALNWQDDMDELMKSQKL, encoded by the exons ATGGCAGGAGCTGGAATCAGTACACCAAGTGGAATTCCAGATTTTAG AACACCTGGTTCTGGATTATACGACAACCTGAAGAAGTACAATGTTCCGTACCCAGAAGCCGTATTTGACATTGATTATTTTGCGTACAACCCCAGACCTTTTTTTACCCTAGCGAAAGAACTGTATCCTGGAACATACAAACCTAATGTGGTCCACTATTTTATGAGGTTGTTGCATGAAAAAGGCTTATTACTGAGATGCTACACACAGAACATTGATGGACTGGAGAGAA TGGCTGGGATTCCACCCAAAAAACTGGTTGAGGCTCATGGAACGTTCTCATCTGCATCATGTCATCTGTGTTACACTCCCTTCCCTGCACGAGAAGCTCGG gattGCATTATGAGTGGCAAATCTCCACATTGTAAGGTGTGTTATGGAGTTGTTAAACCAGATATTGTGTTTTTTGGAGAAGATCTTCCAAAAAGATTTGCCAAATTTTCAAAGGACTTTCCAAAGGCGGATTTGCTAATTGTGATGGGCACTTCTTTAGAG ATTGAACCTTTTGCCGACATTGTAAAATCTGTGCGACCAAACGTTCCCCGGCTTCTGATCAACCGAGATCTTGTCGGTCCATTTAAGTCCAAACCATTAAAGAGTACAGATGTGGTGGAGCTGGGAGAGCTCTGTGATGTCGTCAGAAGGTTTGTGACTGCCCTGAACTGGCAGGATGACATGGATGAATTGATGAAATCTCAAAAGTTGTAG